CTTCAATGCCACTAGAAATTACACTCTTCCCTATGTGCAATCCAAAGAAATGTGCCATTTGTTCAAAATTTTGAACCATTTCATGCCACTTCTGTTAGTTGGGAGTTATACTGCTGTGGAATGGCGAGGGAAAAGACAATTGTACCCACTAGGAAGTATTACGAGTAACTTGGCTATTTCCCTTTTGTACCATTACACTTATATATGTTATTATGTACCATACAGGCATAAATCATTCTGCATTCGTGCCAGTTTCTTCCTTTCATCTGATTTTTTCCCTGAAAGCTCTGGCCTCTCATGTGGTTTACCTTTATAGCACCTCAGCAGAGACAGCAAGCTTCTCCAGTTGGTGGTCTTGGGTGATTAAACAGATTGAGAAGGAAAGCAAGGGCTCAGCTCGTTAATTATTTTGGTCGCTTGGGAGATTTGGAAACAGTGCAACAATCGCGACCATACGACAAAGGCTTTCACTGGAGTATTTACGAAGAGGTTAGTACAGTAAGGAACTTGTGCTAGTGAGCAGACATTATGACCCATACAGAACGAAGCATCCAACTATCAAGTCTCATCTAGCCATGTGGAAGGTTATAAGTGTTGTTGTATTTGCAAAAGGAAAAAGGAGAAAGGAGAAAGGAATGGAGAGACAGAGAGGGGAGGGCCTATCTGCATATGCAGAGAGGATATGAATTATGAAGAAACAGAAAATGTTATCAATTATTGACATGATTTTTACTTGAATGAATAAAACAACATCGTTTTTTGCACCTGTTTCATAGTTGGGCAAAACAAAATCATACGTCAACTCTTGCAAAAAAAATCATAAGCCAATGTAGATTTTTCTTGTAATGTTTGGCAAAACTGTTGTGATTAGAGATAATATGCCAGCCGGATCACGCATGGCCATGCAAGCTGTGCTGGTGTTTAACTATGCTGCAATTGCACTATGTCATAGAGGCATTATGTCATGTTGTTGCATTTACACAAAGAAATAGCAAAGCCTTGCTTCATTCTATCTAAAGGGGCAAAATCATCTTTTACCTCACCACTTCACAGCATTCTAGCACCCAACAGAAGTGGCATGGAGAGGAGCAAAATGGCCAACTTCTCCTGAGTTATACTGTGGTCAAACAGCTGAAATCCGGGGTTTGATGGAACCCCCGTCACCAGTCCGGGTTCGAAGGCTGCCACAAACTCTTACGAACAAAATCAGGATGTCTGAGTTTTTTAGGAAACAAAAACTTAAACCAGTGGCCTATAACAGAAATGATTTTTTCTGTGACAAAAGGGAGGAGTATAATTCCCTATGACAAAAGGGAGGAGTATAATTTATAATGCATTAATTAAAAGAATTCTCTCTTACTACAGTCTAAGAAGGCACTCGCTACCAAAATCTAGACACAAGAATTCTCTACAGTTCTAAGCATACCGAGCACAAAACATCAAATAATTCACATGGCATTGCAATTCCCTTGAAGTTAAAATCACATAGCAAATTCCAATGACCCATCGTTACCTGGTTAGCGAAAATATAATTAAGAATCCTCCTGCGGTATGCATAGATCGGCAGGCCCTCCTTAAGCCTCCGGCACTCACGCAGCAGCATCATATGCACCCTCACAAAGTCCACATCTGCACCTTCCACAGCCCCAAACAAGTCGACACCCTCCTCCTTGTCCCCCGATCCGCGCGACATTGCGCGCTGTATCGACCACATCGCCTCCTTGTACTCGGCAATTTTGGCATCGATCAACTCCTTCTCAGACTCCAGTGTCTTCTTCTCGAGGTCCAGCTGATGGAAGTCGCGGAAGCTGTTACGCGAGCCCAGACGTTGCTTTACATCCCGTATGGACGCCGCGAGCTCGGCGGAGCGGGCGGCCGAGAGGGCCACGAGGTCGGAGTCTAGGAGGCGGGTGGCGTGGTCCGCGAAGAGCGAGGCGAACTGCGGCGAGGCGTGGGCGGCGAGGGCCGGGTGCGGTAGGTCCAGGGTGAGGAGGTGGAGCCCCTCGAGGCGGAGCGCCCACAGCTCgcgcgcggcggccgcggcgtccGAGATGGAGGTGAAGACGAGGCGCGCGGCATGGCGGCCGGAGGAGTGGACGGAGATGCTGGCCGGAACCGGCGACTTGAGGTCCGCGACGAGGGCCTCAACCTCAATGGCAGTCGGGGCGGACAGATCGGGGCCCGGGCGGACGAGGAATACCTCGAACTGCGAGGGGGGAGGGGACGGCTGCACGCGGCAGTCGCGCTGGTGCTGGGCGCGGGGCTGATACCGGTGTTCGGTGCTGTAGTGTCGGTCGCGGTGGGGGTGTGAGTGAGGCTGGTACCGGTGTTCGTTTTGGTAGTGGTGGTCGCGATGGTGGTGGGGAGGCCGTGGGATCCGATCCGGCGGGCGGAAGGGTCCGCGGTCCTGAGATCGGCGCATTGCTGCGGCGGTGGTTGCgagggcggcgccggcggcgcagTTTCCAAGGGTTTGGGCCTTTGGGAGAGGTTTTGGAGAGGGGAAAGCGGAACGGCCGCCGGGAACAGACGAGGCCACGAGGGGAAGAGGAAAAGGTGAAAGACGACAAGAGTCCCGATCTTAACGCGGGGCCTAGGTGATGGGGGCATCAGCGTTAAGGGACCTTAAATCTGGCttttcatttatttttttatttagaaccgtatttttctttcataaattTATACAGTATTTTTTTGAATCATCTAGATTCTTCTAGTATTCCTCCATcatatttttttgtgaaattaaataaagataatttttatataaaaattatagatctcgacgagatctataattttctagttttgagttttttcatttgaaatcattgagaTACTCAAAAAAAAATAATGATATATTTAGAtataagggtattttcgacttttcacacctgcagtttgatggcgttagagcctaaactgacggcagtggcatggagggcacaaaaaagttagagcagtgacgctgaagaccgctgaactttttcagagACACAGGgcattacgatcttttttaataGCACACAAGGAATTCCTcctttggcttataagctatatttttttaagccaacaaatagtatttttctctcacaataaatcagccaacaatactttccgTCGTACATTATGAGCCAAACAAACAGGGCAGAGGCATCATGCACGTTTTGATTCGTGTTATTTTTTTATTGTATATATGCCCTGATCATTTGCTGTTTTAAAAGACCACGGTGTCCTTATAAAAAAAAGACCACCGTGCCTGGCTCTagttttttataaataaaatggtAATGACTTAATATAGGCCAGCCTTTTTTCCGTCAGGGCAAGGCTAATAATCAGCTGGTTCgttttgtcgtaaatgatcgtggattattaactgctggctggtttaatatgagagaaaaatattgtttcagctTATAATAAACGATCGTACACGAGCAAGTGAACAGGCTGAATATTACCGGCTCTAAGGCTCTTTACAGCCTTAtcttagcccactcatatagtagttagtttTTTATTATTAATATATGACTCACTTATCTCTCTCATAAAGTTTCTTTGTTCTGGTGTCTAAACCGGCTGTAAGCGTACAGCctgcttctcttctctctcttctccactctcctctctcctctaccTTAGCATTTAGCTAGCTTACAGCttgttattatacttgctctcacACAGCTCCAGCGCCCAACGCATGTGGTGGGTCCCACCAacgcactgttcttcttcccacCACACGTGTCCACACCCAATGGTTTTGTGCTCGTCCCACCcccttcttccccaactccgaCGAGCTAAGAAGAGAAGGGATTTGAGGGAGGAAGTCTGGCCAGTCTATGGGGACAGTGGCAGGGCGGTTTAGGGATCGTAGCGGTGGTGGAGGTGGCCGGAACAAGGTAAGGCGGGGGAGCTCCATGGCCGGAGCTCGCCACGGAAGGAGGGGACGGGAAGAAAGCGGTCGCCGTGGGCGCGCTAGGGTTTCGCCCGAGTGAAACCCTAGTGTGCGGCGGCGAGGCAGTGGGCGGTCGTGGGGGTGAggggcgctggagagggagaaGACGCCGAGGAAGGAGCGCGCAAGCAAAATCGACCTGGCCTAAAAAATAGAGGGGCATAATTTTTGCCTTGCATAGCTCCTTTCCAAAAAAAAACAACATAATTCTATTTTCCTGATAAGTCAAATAGTTTCAACTTCAACCACCTACAAATATCTTTTATATCAATTAAATATCATTATATTTAATTTACAATATTTTTTGATAGTAAAATTTCGATAAATACTTATTTATCAAACTTAAGTACGAAAGTTTGATTAGACTCAAACCTAAAATTATTTTTTTAGATGAAAGGAGTACTATCTAGTACTAGTAGGAAGGATTGTGAATCAATCTGTGATATGTAGTATGTGATATGTAGTAGGATCTCACGGAGTCGTGATAAGATAATATCATATATTTTGATTAATGTCATGTAACCATGATATTAAGTTTAGGATCATGATCTTCAAGACAACATTTATTATATTCCCTTTAAAAATGTGAATTCAGGTTGTAAATCAAAATTATCATATTCTACCCTTTGCTAGTTATTATTCATGTATTATACTGAGTATATTTTTTGTTAATAGTGTATTTTCGCCTTTAATGCTAAAATTAGATCCTACATCGTATACAATCAAGTTCATTGAAAGGTTAGGTCACTAATGTACATTAGGTTACTTGTTTTAACTACACGTatcaaaatcaaagttgtagacgcTTGGGACAGTTTGACAGGACTCCGGTTTCTCATAAAGAGGTTACGGTTCTGAAACCATTTCGAAAGACATCTAGCTAAAACAGCTTCAACGTCAGTTTTGTAATATTTTGTGTTAAGTTTATAAGGAGAAACTGGCAGAAGCCATGTTTTCATGGCCTTGCCtcagtaaaaaaaaaagaagaagctccAACTCTTACAAGGAGCTATTTCTTAAATGGTTGTTTGGCTCGATCTCGCGGCAGGAGCCACAAGAAACCAAAATCCAAGGCCGAAGTGCCAAAAGAACTCTAAATTTTAGGTATGTTTAAAATAATTCCTTAAAAAATATACTttatctattccaaattataaatttttttgacttttttagatatatagcttttaTTATGTGCTTAGATATACTATGCCtgctggtggtggctgacttccgttttctggtgcaagctcgtgggaacaaacaagctaaGGTTGCTAGAACAAAGTGGCGaaaattagaaggggaggcatcaaaggtttttaaggaaaaggtcattgaaaGAAGGTccttggaatgatgaaggcgatgcaaacaacatgtggAAAAAGATGGTAGCATGCGTttggaaggttgcttcagaggtgcttgagtgaccaaagggagcggatgcgactcgaaagacacttgaTGGTgaaatgaagatgtgcaaaaggctattaaggaaaaggagtgctataagcgcttgtatcatgacaagtgtgcaaacaacatagagaagtataaggtggcaaagaagactgcaaaacgagcggtgagtaAGGTAAAGAGgtgggcctatgaggacctttaccgacgtttgagtacggagaaagaagagaaggacatttataggatggctagggctcgcaATAGGAAgataagggacttcaaccaagtcaagtacataaaggatgagagggagcaacTCTTGGTGAAgaaggatgagatcagacatagatggcaagagtattttgataaattgttcaatggtgagaacgagaacactaTCGTTCAGCtagacgactcgtttgatgacactaacagtcGCTTTGTGCGAAGGATTCAAGAATCGAAGGtaagagaagccttgaaaaggatgaaagaggGCAAaacgatgggccctgatggtatcataatcaaggtgtggagatgtctcagggatatagctatagtacgGCTAactaagatgttcaacaatatctttcgatcgaacaagaggcatgaggagtggagaagaagtatattggtaccaatctataagaacaaggaagatatccaaagttgtactaattatcagggaattaagttgatgagccacactatgaagttatgggagagtcatcgagcagcgcctgctAGGAACGAcatagatatcaacaaaccaatttgatttcatgcccagaaggtcaaccacagaagcaatcttcttaataagacaggttatggagcggtttaaagagcagaaggacctccacttggttttcattgacttggagaaggcttatgacaagataccaagaaatggtATACGGTGGTCTTTGgataaacataaagtcccatcaaagtacgtgaccctcataaaggacatgtacaacaatgttgtgactagtgttcgaacaaacgatggtaacatagattacttcccgattaaaattggacttcatcaagggtcaaccttaagcccgtatctctctgccttggtaatggatgaggttaccagaaaCATACAAGggaatatcccttggtgtatgttgttcgctgacgatgtagtgttagtggacgaaagccaggcgggagtaaatagaaaACTAAAGTTATGGCgatagacccttgagtctaaaggtattagattgagcagaactaaaaccgaatacatgagatgcgactttgacgGAGCTGCACAGGGAGAGAGAGATGTGagtttgaaaggtcaagtagtgcctaagaaggatacctttcgatatctgGGATCAATGGTACAGAGAGACAGAGATATTAATGCGAACATTAGCCATAAAATCAAAGCAGGATGGATCAAGTGGCGATAAGCTTCTAGCATTCTCTGTAATAAGAGGGTACTACAAAAGCTAAAATGCAAGTTTTATAGAATGACGATTGGACCGGCTATATTGTATGgagtagaatgttggcctacaaagattcgacatgttcaacaactaagtGTTGTAGAAATACGCAAattgcgatggatttgtggttACACGAGaatggatcgagttcggaacgatgatatacgtgatcatctaggggtagcatcaattgaagaaaaacttgtccaacatctgttgaggtggtttggccatgtccaaagaagacctccagaggcaccagtgcattgtggagtcctaagctaagctaataatatgaggagaggtagaggaaaacCAAAATTGACATGAGGGAGACAATAAAAAAAGATTTGAAAGCTTGAGATGTACCtaaagatctatgtttgaataggagtacttggaaaacagctattgaagTGTGTGAACCGTGACTTGAGGCTCTTAGTGGGTTTTAACTATAGCCTACCCCAATTTACTTAGGACTGAATGACTATGTTATTGTTGTTGTATATACTATGCCTAGATGCATatctagaattttttttaaaaaaaatggaatggagggagtactgccCTTCTTTATTATGTTTGCCACGCCACCTAATTTATATAGTTGGATGTGTCTATGACAACATTTTAGGACAGTGTTGGATGCGTCTCAAAAACATTTGCAGGTCATGCACAATCTAAACCATCTCGACGTAAAAATCGTTCCGTTCAGTGTGGAAGGCATTACTGTCACCCCCCATATGAACCATTTTGGGACTCAAATCCGTTCGGTGTCGGAGAGAAGTATCCGCCTTTGGGACTCAAATCCATTGCCACTCAAAGTTGGGTTAAGAACGGTATACGAGGGATTTAGAAACGATTCCTTGCACCTCAAACCTAAACTTTTATTTTGACAAAACTCTGAAAAGGTACTTGTGAATTGTGATAGTCCTTGTAGCTAAGTATCAACGAAGGCAAGGTGTCAGAACGAGCACAGCTTCTCTCTCTGAGCAGCGTTACAGGGGTCCAGGGAACGTGCCATTTTCACGTTGCTCGTTCCAACGCTcaatctaaaaaaaaaaaaaaacatgtcatCGAACTGAGCAACAAGGATAGTTCAAGTCAGAATAGCCAGATTTGCTGCAGCTAGAAAACAGTAGTATAACATAAGCTCAAGAACAAGGAGCAATCATGCTCGACAAAGGACACCAACCCTCGAAAGTTAATCACAAAGGCCACCAGCAAAATTAGAACTAAAGTTTAAATAAGTATTTTATAAAACATTCAGCATAGCATACTATATCGTCACTTTAACTAAGCTATGCACATATACTTTCTTGGTAGCAATATGAGCTGAATGGTTAAATCAATTTAGTAGAAGaaactttttttttaataattacTAATTTATTTGATTTCTGAAATACCAGACAAAAGGCATCTAAAACTGTGGGTCACATAAATAAAAGTATAAAACATGGAGATATGAATATCCAGTATATCCAACAGAATGCTGCCCAGTAGTCCTTCAATGAAATACGAAATCAACCGATCAATTCCATCAAATGACCCAATGTCAAGGACTTTGCTCTGATGATAGAAATATGCTTTGGCTTACTCAAACGTGGCTAAGGTAATATATAAGATAATATATTTTCAAATGCCAGAATTTCACTTCAAGCCTTTCAAAAAGGTAATAATTATTTTTAAGGTCAACACGCCCGCCCGGATGGTTAAAGTTGTTTTTGCCATAGAAGTTACCACCTCACAATCACAGAACAAACTGAAGAACAGCACCAATAGATAATAGTAACTGGAGCAAGAACGCATACCCATTCACTTGGGCAGAGTGATCTGTAGTACTTAGCAAACTTTTCACACTCAGGAGCACCCTCCCCTTTAGCAGCTACACACCTGTTATAAAATTAGAATCAGTTACAACCAATAGCTGAAAGAACCCCAATTATTATTTTCTGAAAGTTTAGCCATACCTATGATATTCAGTATAGCGTGTGAAGCAATGTCTCGTTTGATTTGTTGTTGGGAAACGAAAATCTGCTGGAGCTGTCTCGATCTGGATATTGTAAATGTTCAATACCAACTTATAGAATGTAACTGCTCATAGCTAGTTGGTAATGTCATACCTTAATTTCTGGTTTTTCATCAGCTGCTTCCTCAGCGACCTCACTACTTTCTTCAGCAGCAGAGCTGTCCTCAGCTTCTGGCTTCTCAGAGGGTTCTTTCACCTCTGGAGTTTCACTCGTTTCTTTAACAGCAACAGTGGTCACATCAGCTGCTGGAGTTTCAGCACTTTTGTCAGGGACGACTTCAGCCGCAGTCCTGACAGCAGATTTCTCCTCAGATGGATTTTGTACTTGGACCTCTTGGGATGGCAGTGAATATTCCTGCACGTAAGGTGGTTCAACAATGGCTGTGATCAAGGCAGATGAATTTCAGAAGGAACAACTAGCAATACTGAAATACAGAGATTAGTTGGGTTAAGGAATACATATGTCAAAATCCACACCCAAAAAAAAGGCATTCATCCTCCAAGATAACAACTCTCTAGAATCAATATAGCGGGATTCCAAGACAACAATCCCCAACACATCAGCATACAAATGTTTCAACAGACACATCAGAAACGTGAAACATGCTCCAAACTAAATTTCGTACTAAACGGAAATTAACTGAACTTAGCTTCAGTATAGAAGCAGAATCCATACGGCACATCATTCACCGTGTCTACAGCAACGGATACATGCAGGCACATTAGCTTACTACTAAAAAATGCATACTCTGAGGTTCATCTTTTTTTTGAAAGGAGAATACTCTCTGCTTTTAACAAAGCAAATATTTGACACAATGCTGGGGACTCCAGCTTCCAAGACACAGCTAAAACGATACTAGGAATTACAGTTCGACAATCTCAGACCGCACAATGCTCTCCGGCTTGAAATTCAATCAGAGGTTCAGTTTCGCGTGCAAGTGGTACATAATTAAGAGTAACAGGCTAACAGCTTTAGGTGAATGCTCCTGACAGAATCATACCACTAGTCACGGCTTCACAACATATGCTTACCATGGAGCTATGATTAGAGAAATTATGCCATGGGAGCTGTAGAGCCAGTACGCCATAAATGACGCACTGTCCAACTTACAACATTTTAGTTTCAAATAAAAACTTACCCACAACAACTCGAATCCTAATCAGCTAACTACAAAACAAACATCTCGACTTTGAAACTCCGAAACTCCGATGGACAGCAACTGTGGATCCTTCCGTATCCAAGAATGAAGTACCCACCAAATATTCCACCAAAATTTCCGGGGGGAAAAAGGGCTACCACCCAAATTATACATGAATCCCAGCAGAAAACCTAACTCGAACTCATCCTACTACACACAGGTCCACGAGCAGCTCGTAGCTACGGGAGCGACAGGACATATCTCACGAGACGAGAGTGCAAGTTGGAGAATGAGAAGAGGATACGGCTTCCCTACCTTGGCGAGCGACGGAGCATTGCCTTCCGTAGCCATGGCGGCGCCCTGTGAAAGCTTCTGGAAGCCCGGCGGCTGGTGGGAGGGGAGCTGGTCGGATGGTGGGAAGAAGAAACGACGCGAGTGTTGGGTGGGCGTCCTCGAGAATGTGTAGAGAGGACACGTGCTAACTGAAGTCTAGAAGAGGATACTGTACATTTTTTTTCGGAGCAAAGTCTAGAAGAGGATACATGGTGCGCGACACAGTGATTTCGGCTGGGCTTAAAAAATGGAGGACCAATCCACTCCAGTGGCCATCGGGGTCTGagtgttgtgtactccctcctcCAATTATAGGACAGTATCATAGTTTAGTAAATTATTTTAAAGTCATAAATATAAAAAGTATTcactataaatttagttaaatatgAACTATTTTTAATGGCACGTAGCTTATAGTTGTATTCTTTTCTGAATGAAGGGAGTATCTTGTTTGAGTCGCTTTTTGCTTAATTAATGCAAAGAAACTAGTGTCGGGATGTCTAGACGTGGTGTCCATATGGACGTCAAAGTCTAATGTCCGTCCGTTTTCAATAATGATACCTACACGACACCTATGGATGCACCTTTGTGCTCTACGCTTGATGTCTACCTATGATGCAGCTTCGTGCTTCGCTTCGCCGCGCCTACTGTCCGTCCGTGGATGTAACTTCGTGCTCCGCGTCTGTTGACACGCCTATGGATATAGCTTTGTGCTCCACGCCTGCTGCCGCTTCGCTTCGCTTCCCGCGCACACGCGGGGATCGCTGCGCCTGAGGGCACCACCTTCGCCTGCGCCCCTTGCCGCGCCTGCTCATGaaaaacttgcaacataaaaTATTTGATGTATAAATACGTCcaaaatagataaaacattgtgaaaggtcctaatatggctagagggggtgaatagcctatttaaaaatctacaaatcaactagagcaatttgattagtatgacaaatagcgtaatgcaaacttgctctagctctacaagggttgcaaaccacctatccaacaattctagttgcaataattacttaggcacccaaacttgctatgtaactactcattaagaactctcaatcttgctactctaaagagctcaactagatgaatataaataataaagcaagctctcaattctaattacactaaaaagtttgtatcaactagtttgcaagaatgtaaataagtgagtagggtgat
Above is a genomic segment from Miscanthus floridulus cultivar M001 chromosome 3, ASM1932011v1, whole genome shotgun sequence containing:
- the LOC136547250 gene encoding cytochrome c oxidase subunit 6b-1-like, whose product is MATEGNAPSLAKEYSLPSQEVQVQNPSEEKSAVRTAAEVVPDKSAETPAADVTTVAVKETSETPEVKEPSEKPEAEDSSAAEESSEVAEEAADEKPEIKIETAPADFRFPTTNQTRHCFTRYTEYHRCVAAKGEGAPECEKFAKYYRSLCPSEWIERWNEQRENGTFPGPL